The nucleotide sequence GCTGAGCAGCTCCCGGCTGCCAAATTCGTCGAGCTTCCGGCGAGGATCACATCGCCTGGATCGGTGAGGTCGATACTCTGCTCGCCGAGATTCAGGAGTTCCTGACGGGCGCGCGCCCGGCCTGCGAGGTGGATCGTGTCCTCGCCATGGTCCTGTTCGTCGACATCAACGTAGGTGATGAGTGCCTCGGGGTCCTCAAGCTTGATCTTGGGAACTGCAAGCAACGCGTCCTCAGCTTCGATTGTGAGCGCCTTCTTGCGCGTCTCGAGTTTCAGCTCGACCGTGCAACATGTCGGCTGCGGGCCGCGCGGTACTGTGCGTAATAACACTTGCTAACGAACGCGATGAGCCAGATGCCGACAATCCTTACCTCGTCGGCGCGAGCGAGCAGCAACGGTGGAATGGCTAGCCCATGCGCTTTCGCGGTCTTTAGGTTGATCGCCAACTCAAACTTAGCCGGCATGATGGCCCTGGGCGCTCTACCGCCTGGCTGTGAGAGCGTTATGCATCGACTTGGGATGGCGAGACAAACTGATCGGCGCGCGCAAGGCCTCCCTTGCCCGCGAGGCTTGACCACATGCGCGCTTCGTTCACTATGCCCAATGGAAATGGAGACCGCATGCTCAAGGCCGTAAATCTCCTCTCGGCCGTGATCGCCATTGGGGCTGGCTCAAGCTTTCTTCGGCCTTCTCCGCGGACGGCTGGAAATATCAGGTCGTGCCCAATGACGGCCACGTACTGACCTATTCGGAAGCGGACAAGGTGACATTCTATCTTGGATGCGGCCGCTTCTTCGCGCTGCAACTCAAATATCCCGGAACCGCGAAGAAAGAAGGCAAGGCGCGCGTCACGATCGCGAATGCGAAAAGCAAGATGACATTGACGGCGAATTCGTAGAACCGATCGAGGTCCAGGAGCCAGTGCCGATGAACTTCGCCACCGAATTCTCGCAGACCTATCTCGGCTACGCCAAACGGGATCCGCAAGTGTACGGGAAAAAGTGGCTTGCGCTCAGAGCGCGGCTCTATGCGCTGCTCGGGTCGGGCGAGCCCCTGACAATATCGGCCGGAAAAGACAGCTACCAGCTGCCGCCGATCGATGCGGCGAACTGGCGAAAGCCGTTCGAGGGTTGCGGTCTGGGCGCTAGCTGGTAACGCCATGTGCAACGCCCCGCTCTATAGCGACGAGCGGGTTAGCGTGCCGGGAACGGTGTTTAACGCCGGGCTCAATTGCCGGAAGTGTGTAGGGGCCAACCGTAGCCCGCGGTAGCTGGTTGAGCGCGTAGCGCTTGGCGGCATGTCTCTTTTGGGTCAATCGCATCACTTTGGCCGTCGGCCGACTACTTCCGGTCCTCCCTTGGAAACGAAATCGTCAGGGCCGGTCGCCATGTCTCAAAGGTGCCACTCGGACATTCCGGCCGATTGTTTGCTCACCTCGTCGGCGCGCGGCACAAGGCACGCGAAATGTGCTCAAGCGATGGCGTTTCGCCCGAGAGTGCATGGCCGCCTCAAACAAATCAGCAGGGACGTTGGTTGGCGCGCCCCTGCCGACTGGAGTTTTAGTCACTGCGTTTTCTGTCGGGGGTCGTCTTTGGGATTTACGTAATTGATACCCCACGGCCCAGTGCTGTTGATCTGAACAACGGTTTCTTCATCCGTGAAGGCATAGTGCGCCATGCCGGGCTCGAACGCAAAGAAGCTTCCAGCCGGCAGCGGCTTGGCGTTCCCTTTATCCGCAACGTTGCCCATGCCGAGCGTAAACGTGCCAGAGATAACGGTTACGATTTCAGGCTTCGGGTGGGTGTGCGGGGGAATGGCATAGCCCTTGGGGAGCTTGAACCGAAGCACGAACAAGCCGTCCTTCCCGGGGTCGCCGTAGAGTACGCTCGCTTCAGCCCCCGGCGGAACAGACGGCGGGGCCTTCGTCCATTTGATATCCTGCGGTCCAAGCATCTTGTCATCCATGCCTTGGGCTGACGCGAGACCGGCCAATGCGATCAAGCCGGAAACGATGGTAACTTGAATCATTTTCATGTGATCCTCCCATGTCTCAGACTAAGCCCAACTTTTGAGGTGATGAGCCGGCCGAATTCTATCCCCAATGCATAAGATTGAACAGTCGAGCCGCGCCTCCTCGCAAATCGTCAGCTCCAATGTCGCAGTCGGGTCAATCGCGTCATTTTGGCTCTCGCCGGCTACTTCCGCTCTTCCCCTGTGAGCGGATGTCGTAATGATCGGTCGTCATTTCTCAAAGGTGCCAACTCCGGACTCATGCACCGCTGCAAACTGCGCCCCTCATTGGATCGCGTCGTCGGCGCGGCTAACGCATGCGACGGGAGGCTCTGGGTGGAGCGCTGACAGTGTCTCCAAAATTATGAAGCGTCCGGGTCGAGTTCTGGGCCGACCTCGACCACCTTGTCGGTGAGCCGTAGGTCGCGGCGGTGGCGGCCTTGATGTGGGTCAATTGACAAATGCCGAAACGGCAATGAATGTCGAACCTCGTTTGTCACATCAACGACGATAGGCAGTATTGGCATGGTCGAGGGATGGACCGGTACTATCGACGTCGCCGTGACGGAAGGCTATGTCAGTTACGTTGCCACGGGCGACGATCCCGACGCTCACGGCGTTGCAGAAATTTCGGGTAACGCGTCCTTGTTACGCCTTTCCGACGCAGAACCATCAAAATTCCAGATATCGCTAGCAATCCATGGCATGTCGGCATCGCAAGCAAAGCGCGAAGCGGATCAGAACGAAAGGCCATGGCCGGATGTGATGAACGAAATAACAAACAATGACGACGTCATCGGCATTCTGTTCAAGACGGGGGTCAAGGAATTTGAGTTGCGCCGGGGGTTTCTGTATCTACACCCCGCTCAATTTGACAAACTCATGGGCAATCTGACGACCGGCATGGAAATAAGGTTCTATATTCGACAGGGCGTCCAGTCCGAGTGCGACCTGATATTCAAGGTTGAGGTTTACACACAGAGAATTGAGAGCCCGGCCCTCACTGCACGCTGATGCAGCCGCCTGGCCGAGGGCGAGCTTCCACCATAAAAGATTATTGCGGTCGCACGGACGGTCGGTCGAGTTGGCCCTTGGGCCAATAGGTAGGTCTCCCTACTTCGTAAGATTGAGTTTCCCGACCATCCGAACGAGATCGGCTACGGCGCGAACGCCCAGTTTCTGCATCATTCGGCTGCGGTGAACCTTGATCGTCTTCTCGACGGTGCCCAAGTCGCCGGCAATCTGCTTGTTCATGCGTCCCGCGATGACATGCGCTAGAACTTCGCGCTCGCGCGGCGTCAGGGTCCCGATTTTCGCCCGCAGCGATGTCAGGTCGGATTGAAATCTACGCGACTTGGCATCCTCGTCCTCGGCACGCGATAAGGCAGCGAACATATCCTCGTCCCTCACAGGCTTGGTCAGAAAATCGATTGCCCCAGTTTTCATGGCACGCACGCTCGTGGGAATGTCTCCTTTTCCGGTGATGAACACGACGGGGCGCTGAGAGCCGACCAAGGCCAGCGCGCTTTGAAGCTCGAAACCGTCAAGACCTGGCATCGAAACATCCAGAACGACACAGCCAGGCACCGCCACATCATGCTCTTCGAGGAAAATATGCGGCGAAGAATAAGGCTTCACATCATAGCCCCTAGCGCGGAGCAATCGTGACAGCGCCTTGAGCACGGCGGGATCGTCATCGACAAGATAGACTGTAAATTTCTTCGTCACGCACATCCAGTCGCACGCGTTTGAAATTGGTAATTCTGCAAATTTGCGCCGCGCCGCCCTAACTTTTTGCTTAAGCGGTTTGCACAATTTCGTGAACAGCGCACGTAAGATGGCGGCCGGTTAGTGCACCGCCATGGCGGTTCATCGGACGAGGCGACTTCCGATATGGGTCATGAACGGACTCATGCACCGCGGAAAAAATGGATTCTATTCGTCCACCTCGTCGCTACGGGAGCACCTGGCTGCGATGGTCACTCGGGCAGCCCGGCTTGCCGCAATCCTTCTTCGAATCGCGAGAGATCTTCGGCACGCCGATAAGGGCCCACTACGTCTTTTAGAGTGGAAACACGCAGCGGGATTGGCTTGCCGCAGCCGAGCCACGGCCTGATGTGCTTGCTCCGGGCGTCCGGCCATTGCATTGCTTGCGGCGGCGATCCGTAATCCAGGTTGATAGTCCGGACTGTCCTGCAATGCCATCGCCGCCCACGATGCCGCTTCGTCATAGCGGCCCAGGAAGAAATGTGCATGCGCGGTCCCAGCCCGCGCGGCTGACGCCCGCGGATCAAGTGGGCTCAGGCGCATGGCACGCGCGAAGCGCTCGATCGCCGGTTCCGGCTCGCCGAGGTAGTTTTTTACCCAGCCGCCGTAAAACCATGCCTCGGCCAAATTGGAATTGAGCACAAGCGCGCGATCGATTAAGCCGGCCCCTGCCTCCAGATCGCGAACAACAAACGCTAACGCCCACCCGCTGGCGGCGAGCGCCATCGCATCATCTTTGCCCAACTCAACCGCCCGCTGAGCGAGCCTCGTCACTTCGGCAATCTCGCTCGGTGTGACTGAAATCCAGCCATTGCCCCTGGCATAGGCGTAGCAAGCGGCGGCGCGAGCGTAGGCGGAGGCAAAATCCGGGTCGATCTCGATCGCGCTGTTGAACAGGCGCAAAGCCTCGTCGTTCACTTGCCGGCCAGCAAACTGATAAAACCTGGCCAAACCGCGCAAATAGAGGGCATAGGCGTCGAGGCTCTCGGTCGGCTTGCGCTTGGCACGCTCGATCTCGGCTTTTTCCACCGCTGGCGCGATCGCCCCGACAACGCTTTCAGTCACCCGGTCCTGCAGATCGAAGACGTCGCCGAGCCCGCCATCAAACCGGTCTGCCCAAAGATGTGCCCCGGTGGCGGTATCGACGAGCTGTCCCGTGATGCGCACTCGATTTGCCGCTTTGCGAACGCTACCTTCCAACACGTAGCGCACCCCGAGCTCGCGTCCGACCTGCTTCACGTCGACGGCGCGCCCCTTGTAGGTGAAGCTCGAGTTGCGGGCGATGACGAACAGCGCCTTGAAATGAGACAGCGCCGTGATGATGTCATCGACCATTCCGTCCGCGAAGTATTCCTGCTCGGGATCGCCGCTCATGTTCTGAAACGGCAGGACCGCCATGGACGGCTTGTCCGGGAGGCGGGAGCGCACTTAGCTTCTCGATCAGCGCGCCGTGCGCTCCCGCGCGTACAGCAAAAGCGCGGAGCGGCTTGGATATGTTCTTGAGCTGCTGTTCGCCTCGGTGCTCGAAGTCAACGTCCAGCTTACCCTCGACCTCGCTGTACACCTTTTCGGAAATCAGGATGCCGCCTGGATCGGCGGCCCCTCCAGTCAGACAGCAATATTGATACCGTCGCCATAGAGGTCTCCGTCCTGGCCAACGATAACGTCACCGAGGTTGAGCCCTACGCGCAACATCAGGGGACTGCCGCCTAAGGCGAGAGAATCCTGAATCTCAACCGCGCATCTCATGGCCGCCAACGGACTCGCGAACTCGGCGAGCGCCCCATCACCCGTCGTCTTGATAAGTCGCCCTTCGTGGCGGGAGAGACTAGGCTCGATCAATTCTCGCTTGAGCCGGGCTTCCTCAGCACGCTGCATCAACGCGGAGTAGCCGACCACGTCGGCAGCCAAGATTGCCGCTAATCGTCTATGAACCCGCTGCTCGGTCACAGCGCCCTCCGAACGGCCAACCAACCCACGCCGCTGGGACAGAGAGGAGCCTAGCACTTTGTTGCGGACCTGTGACCGGTAATTGTAGGAGGCCCGATTGCCTCAAGTGAGTGCCGGGCCTCCGGCACAGCGGCAATGAGCGTGCGTCAACTCGGGAGGTCCGATATGGGTCCAAAAGCGGAATCCAGCCTCAACACCACTCGATGCCCGGGTTACCCTCGAAAGCGGACATGATGCGCTTTGTCAGTCCGAAGCAAGAATGGCTACGCCCTTTGCCGCGTCCTCGGTTCGGATCGAATTCGTCAGCCGGGAGCTAGAGGCGGCCGGAAAAGCCAGTCTACGTTCCATTGCAGAGGAGCAGAACGAAGCCTGCATCTCGGCTGCGCGTGGGCAAGCTTCGGAGTGCTCGGTTCAGCGGCTGCGAGTCTCCTTTCCATCGCAAGATGGAATGGACCCGGGATAGAAGCAGCGATGCCCGACCGAATCGGCTCGCCCAAGGATGTCGCCGCAATCGTGATCATCACCACGGATACTAGGACTATGAGCACATCGGTCATGATGCGCCTCGAAAAGTGCTTCGTCATGATTTGAGCCCTCACGACCGATAGATGGGCGTGCGCAGTTACAATCTAGTTCGTATGCAAATGGGTATGGGAAAGGATGCTCACCGCGCGTGGCGGATCATCCCTTTAATAGTGTAGCAACGATCAAAAATGTAGCAGCGGTCCAGACCTAATAAGCTAAATCCTTTCAGTCTGGATGCGTCGAAACTGATGCGCCCACAGGGTGAGGCGCATCCTAAACCGGCGCTATGGTTGATGGTTCTGTTTTCGCGCGACATGCGCGGGCCTTAGCATCTATGTCGCCTAGCCACGGCGTACCGAGGGCGCGCTTAGTGTTAGCGTTGGCGGCCCCGCCCTCGGCGCGGATCGAATTCGTCGACGACGTTCTGCCAAGCAACGATCTCATCCTCGAACCAGACCCGCCTGTTTGGGCTGATGTAAGTCGATCTCGGAAACCGGCCTGCCTTCTCCATCCGGTACAGCGTGGTGCGGCCGACCGGGACGATCTCCAAGACCTGCTTTTCGCTCAGCATGCGTCGTGGTCCGGATTTATCCGGGGCAGTGTCTTCCGTTTCGGCTTCCTGTCGCCTCATGTCGGCCTCTTTGCATTGTCGACCCAGAGCCCGTTGACGGACTTGCGGGTTATTGGGTTCTCATAGTCCTGCTTAGTAAGCAGCCCGGAATCCAGCCAGAGCTTTATAATCCTTCGGCACATTGGCTCGCTCTTCCCCTCACAGTGCTTTGCGATCACGGGCCAGGCGGCTCGTTCGACAGCATTGGGTGCATCAGTGTAGCGGTTACCGTCCGGCAAACCGGCATCGATCTCGGTCAGGATTTGGTTGATGGTGAGGGTGTTGAGATCGGTGAAAATGTTCGGCGGCGTCCATCTCTCAACTGTCTGAACCTGATCGCCGCTGGGATAGAGATCGGTCTGATTGCCGATGTTGACGCCGACCAGCCGGAACCATTTGGCCTCATGCCATGGCGGCGTGATGTTGACCTTGGCGCTGTCGAGCCGGACCAATCTGCGGCGTTCCAGCTCGTCCAGCCCGAACACCTTCGCTTCGTCGAGACTCATCGGCGTCAACGTATAGACCAGACGGCCGGCGTCCTTCATCGCGGATGCGCCACGGCCCCGATTGGCATTGCCGGGATCAGCCGGACCCTTCGCGGCATGGTGCGGTACGTCGACGGCGACATTGTATTGCGCGGCGAGCTCGACGAGCACCTGCACCACCTGATCAATCGCGCCATTGTCATTTTCCGGCACGTTGTGGCACTTCACGAAAGGATCAACCGAGACAATATCGATCTTGCGTTCTTCGATCACGCGCGCGAGCTTGGAGGCCAGCTTTCCCTTGACTGACCGGCCATGGGCGTCGATCAGCATGAGCTTGCCACCGGACATGCCGGGCGCAGCAAGAAACAGCCAGTCTTGTAGCTCGCTAGGTTCGATACCGTGGTGCAGACAGGCTGCGCGCAGCCGGCGACGCACTTCATCCTTATCGTCTTCCAGTGAAAGGAGCAGTGCTCGGCAGCGCATAAAGACGTGCTCACCTGTTAGCGGGCGGCCGACAGCGAGAGACATGAGTTGCGCCAGCCGCAATGCGCTTTTGCCGACTCCACCCTCTGCGATGACCGATGAGATGTAGCCCCGGCAGAAGGAATTGCCGAGCAACCAACCTCGTGGCGGGACTGGTACGTCATCCAAACCGGCGTCCCACTCACCTAGCGGCTCCTCGGCTTCGGCCGCCGCTTGCTCAGCGATCTTCTCCTCTCGCGGCTTCCATAGCCGCGCATCCAGAGCGGCTTGTTCTAGCTCTTCCTTTCTATGACCGGCATTTAGCCAATCCGACACATCGCCCCTAGGGGGGAGGCCGGGCAACAGAAGCAGGCGGACGCTTTTCGCAACGCCGGAAAGGGCCTGCCCGGCCTTGTCGGCCTTGGCGAATCCTGCCTCGTCATTGTCGATCAAAACGACAATATCGCGGCCGCGCAGCGGTTCGGCTAGCTCCGCCGTCCATTTCGTCGAGCCGGAGATCGTTGTCGCGAGGAGATCGAGGGAAGCAAGACGGTCCGCGTCCTTTTCACCTTCGGTGACCCAAATCGTGCCGCTCGGAAACTGGTTCAGCTCAGGTAGCCGGTAAAGCACGGGCTGCACGTCGCCGAGAGAGTAGCTGTAGCCGCCGCCCGGAAGCGGTCGGCGTTGCTGGAAACTCTTCGGCTCACGCCGCACCACTTCGTAGAGCACCTCGCCGTCCGCGTTCCTGTAGGCATAGGTTGCCACCACGCGCGACTCCGGCTCTGCCTGCTTGGCCGACGGCGGCACTGTCTTTCGGGCGGTGACAGTGTTGTGGCCGTTTGCTGATCGGAGCCTTGATGTCGCTGGCTTTATGTTCGTGATCTCAGCATAGACAGTTGTCTTCGGTGGCGGCTCTCCGACTAAGGTCTCGCACGCGCGTATGAAATCGATTTGGTCGAGATGTTCAGTTAATTTGATGACGTCTCCGCCGAGATTGCAGCCACGGCAATTGAAGACCTGCTTTTTGACATTGATGGAAAAGCGGTCGGTGCCACCGCAAACCGGACACGGTCCACACCGGTCAACGCCGCCGCCCAGTTTGATCCCGCGCTGTTCGATCACCTTCTCGATTGGTACGGCGCGGGCTTTTTCGATCCATGCCTCGAAAGCACTTGTCATGGCCTTACCAAAAATCGGGTCGGGAGGACCGCCGCCACCCCGTGCGGCGGCCGCTCGCGCACTCGCCCCCATCAGTTAAAAGGAATGTCGTCGTCCATATCGCCGTTCTTGTCGGCGGCCTTCATAGGCGCCGTCATCTGCGCCGACGGGATCGGCGGCGAGACCGGCTTAACGATCACCGAGTCCTGCAGCTTCCCTTGAAATTGGACTTGGCCTAGGTCCAGCTCGATGTCCTTGCCTGCCCAATCATTGCTGTTCGGCCCGTAGGCTCGCACCAGAGTTCGGGTATTGGTTGCGTTCAGCGATAGGGTCTCGCCGGTCTCCAGGATCATGTCCGGTTTGTCGTACTTACCTTCTTTGACGAATGCGATCCGCGCAGTCAGTGGCCCCTCGCGGACATCATCAGTCTTGATGAATTGTTCACCCGCGTATTTACGCATATCCATTTGTCCTGCTCCTTTCTTGTCTTCATGGTGGGTTGGGGATTGTTGGTTGCTAGGCGGCGGCCTCCTCACTGTTGAAATTCCATTTTGCCCGGACGATCAGCGCGAGCTTGTCGCCGTCACGAAAGACGACGGGCTGCTCACCTGCGGTTTCGATGTGGATGTTGGCGCCGGCGAATTCGTCGAGCATGGCCATGATCTGCCCGATCGGCACCGCGACCTTCGCGGCGCCATGCGTTTCGGCGTTGACCAGGTCCAGGCCGTCAGCCGGTTGACGCGCCAAGAAAACGTTGAGACGTCCGGCATTGTCGCCCCAGGATAGGGCAGCCTGGGCCCGGTCGGCGGTGCTCACGGCAGTCAACCGCGCCAGCGCCGAGAGCAGCTCTCGACGATTGCATATCAGCCAATTCGGCGCGGGCTGCGGAACCACTGCCTCATAGCCCGGATACCCGGTGCCACCATCGATCAACCGCGAGACGAACCTGAATTCCCGTGTGCTGAATTCGATCAGGCTCTTGGAACGCCGGATCACCACGCGGCTTGGCTTCGTCTGCATCAGGATCTTGCGCAGCGCAATTGAAGTCCGCGCTGGCACGATGCAGGTGCGATCGATCGAAAACTCGCCGGCCGCAATGTCGGTTCTGATCAGCCGGAGGCCGTCAGTCGCGACCCCGACGAGGCGGGCGGCGATGCTGTGCAGGAAGATCGCGTTCAGATAGTAGCGCGTATCCTCATGGCCGGCAGCCGCGATCGGCTCCATCAGCCGAAGGCAATCTGCGGCACTGATCTCGATCACCGAGACCATCCCATCGATCGCGATCGGCGGCGGCAGATCGGCGATCGGAATCACGTTCAAGCGGCAGCGGCTATTCCCGCAAAAGATCCGCATGCCGCCCGATGTCGTATTGAGCGCAACCTGGGCACCGGCCGCAAAACTGGCGGCAAGCGAAGCGAGACGATCTGCGCTAACCGCGGTTTCGCCGGGCTCATCGACCACCGCGTCGATCGTGGCCGTAATCGTGCCAAGGGACTTATCGGTGGACCTGATTTCGACACTGTCCCCGACCACGATATGCGCGGCCGGTGACGCGTTCTTGCCACCGCGCGCGATCGCGCCGGTGAGTGCCAGGGCGCCGGCGAGGACGCAAGCTTGCAGCTTGATCTGCATCACCGATACCGGTGATAGGCGAACAAGGTGAGGCCACAGCCGGCACAGATAATCTGCAGCCCGTTGTCGATGACTTCGGCGTCGTAGCAGCGCACCGGACGGTTGCAGGTCGGGTCGGGACAGAACTGGCCATCGGCCACAAACACCTTGCCGCCCGTGGCATATGCCGACAGCTCGCGCGGTTTATTGACTTTCAGATTTCCAGGCGTATTTGATCGCATACTACGTTCCTCTCGTTAGTCCGGCGTTGGTCGCGCCGGGTTGGTTTGCAAAGGCGCGCCTGAGTGATGGCAGGCGCGCCTTTGCGCGTATTGATCAGTCGCTGCCGAGAAACAGTGCGTCTCGGACTCTCATACCGAGCCGCCGGGGGCCGAGACTGATGATTTTGTTCTTGTGGTTGCGCTTCAGGCTGTCTTCAGAAATACCAGCCAGTCGCGCCGCTTCGCTCAGCGGCGCGATGCGCTCAAGCTCAAGAAGACGGTCGATCTTGAACCGCAGAGTTTTCATTTTCAGAAGGCCGCATTCTCTGCTCTCCGCATGAAGGCGCTCATGGCGCTTAAGCATGCGGAAGCGAGCCACAGAAAAATGCGGATGTGAAATGCATAAAAAAGCGCTTTAAAAAGTGTCCGAACATGTGTCCGGATGCTAGATCTTGTCGATCGGCCAGACGCCCCAATCAGACAGCTTGATGTACCCTGAAGTCACGGGTCGAAGGTTAGGTGGAAGTCGCTTGGCGCGGGCAGCCTTGTTCATCTGATCCGCCAGCAGCTTTGCGAAGCGCGCTCTAATTATGTCAGCGGGAATTTTGCCAGCGGCTTTCAGTTGGCGAGCTTCGTCTGCGACCCAGGTCGCGGTGTTCTGCACGGCCGTAGATTCCGGCTCAGGCTTCCCCTCGTCAGACAAGGACAGCTGCCGGACCGGAGATGATCTTGGCCGGGCATCCTTAGGCAACAGCGCCTCGACATCCGCATGCAGCAGTTCGATTCTGAAGATTTCGACGCCTCGCCACCATTTGTGGCGGAGCTTAGTAACGATATCGGCGCCGTACTCCCACTTGACGACGAGCCTCGCCCAGCTTTCATCCCAAAAGACCTCGATCCGAGCGTGCTGCCAGAATGCCGGATCGCCGGTTATTGGACCA is from Bradyrhizobium sp. AZCC 2176 and encodes:
- a CDS encoding AAA family ATPase, with the translated sequence MTSAFEAWIEKARAVPIEKVIEQRGIKLGGGVDRCGPCPVCGGTDRFSINVKKQVFNCRGCNLGGDVIKLTEHLDQIDFIRACETLVGEPPPKTTVYAEITNIKPATSRLRSANGHNTVTARKTVPPSAKQAEPESRVVATYAYRNADGEVLYEVVRREPKSFQQRRPLPGGGYSYSLGDVQPVLYRLPELNQFPSGTIWVTEGEKDADRLASLDLLATTISGSTKWTAELAEPLRGRDIVVLIDNDEAGFAKADKAGQALSGVAKSVRLLLLPGLPPRGDVSDWLNAGHRKEELEQAALDARLWKPREEKIAEQAAAEAEEPLGEWDAGLDDVPVPPRGWLLGNSFCRGYISSVIAEGGVGKSALRLAQLMSLAVGRPLTGEHVFMRCRALLLSLEDDKDEVRRRLRAACLHHGIEPSELQDWLFLAAPGMSGGKLMLIDAHGRSVKGKLASKLARVIEERKIDIVSVDPFVKCHNVPENDNGAIDQVVQVLVELAAQYNVAVDVPHHAAKGPADPGNANRGRGASAMKDAGRLVYTLTPMSLDEAKVFGLDELERRRLVRLDSAKVNITPPWHEAKWFRLVGVNIGNQTDLYPSGDQVQTVERWTPPNIFTDLNTLTINQILTEIDAGLPDGNRYTDAPNAVERAAWPVIAKHCEGKSEPMCRRIIKLWLDSGLLTKQDYENPITRKSVNGLWVDNAKRPT
- a CDS encoding cupin domain-containing protein, with product MKMIQVTIVSGLIALAGLASAQGMDDKMLGPQDIKWTKAPPSVPPGAEASVLYGDPGKDGLFVLRFKLPKGYAIPPHTHPKPEIVTVISGTFTLGMGNVADKGNAKPLPAGSFFAFEPGMAHYAFTDEETVVQINSTGPWGINYVNPKDDPRQKTQ
- a CDS encoding DNA polymerase III subunit beta, whose translation is MQIKLQACVLAGALALTGAIARGGKNASPAAHIVVGDSVEIRSTDKSLGTITATIDAVVDEPGETAVSADRLASLAASFAAGAQVALNTTSGGMRIFCGNSRCRLNVIPIADLPPPIAIDGMVSVIEISAADCLRLMEPIAAAGHEDTRYYLNAIFLHSIAARLVGVATDGLRLIRTDIAAGEFSIDRTCIVPARTSIALRKILMQTKPSRVVIRRSKSLIEFSTREFRFVSRLIDGGTGYPGYEAVVPQPAPNWLICNRRELLSALARLTAVSTADRAQAALSWGDNAGRLNVFLARQPADGLDLVNAETHGAAKVAVPIGQIMAMLDEFAGANIHIETAGEQPVVFRDGDKLALIVRAKWNFNSEEAAA
- a CDS encoding response regulator transcription factor, which gives rise to MTKKFTVYLVDDDPAVLKALSRLLRARGYDVKPYSSPHIFLEEHDVAVPGCVVLDVSMPGLDGFELQSALALVGSQRPVVFITGKGDIPTSVRAMKTGAIDFLTKPVRDEDMFAALSRAEDEDAKSRRFQSDLTSLRAKIGTLTPREREVLAHVIAGRMNKQIAGDLGTVEKTIKVHRSRMMQKLGVRAVADLVRMVGKLNLTK
- a CDS encoding adenylate/guanylate cyclase domain-containing protein, whose amino-acid sequence is MTEQRVHRRLAAILAADVVGYSALMQRAEEARLKRELIEPSLSRHEGRLIKTTGDGALAEFASPLAAMRCAVEIQDSLALGGSPLMLRVGLNLGDVIVGQDGDLYGDGINIAV
- a CDS encoding helix-turn-helix transcriptional regulator encodes the protein MLSEKQVLEIVPVGRTTLYRMEKAGRFPRSTYISPNRRVWFEDEIVAWQNVVDEFDPRRGRGRQR